In Chryseobacterium gleum, a single genomic region encodes these proteins:
- a CDS encoding WG repeat-containing protein: MKKLVFVLCSVVCTAQTNQYMKVILSKKTGKEVSSYSEGYGTAYDPRSKKQSIIDSLGNITFESPFRGNVFHIFKNRFILNSEEGNSRKSAVIDEKGNEIIPLDNQEFNTPWWSRERIISSKQNAEAVFDFNGKQIIPYSEKIRFSGKNRFFVLKDNKWFLYDLNGKQLSTREFKEDYNFEEDKALIINEDGESEIIGSNGQTLHIFSQQVISISAYPYLITKNKNTGKYGLIDTDGNTIAEEIFNDITPEYFGRREYIYFSKNGKTTVFSKKDRKLYPLPYQYLNPLPDHYFSAYNEKTKKYGVIDLGGRVIFPQEYDFIRSFTISGKDFIYLKKGSEEKFLDKDLKNIVGDEVHIFGFYPDNLIIGKEGKYYRFSVTDQSLIALKNVTEIKNEDVEYFNPLNQYSKPLVCRNNDNLYGILDGKGTEIVPFVYEDIITFGNAENEIVVKKEGKFGVSNFQNEPLKEIVYDKYFWQKEVLKLDQNKKTDFIYFTRFKNNSTQL; encoded by the coding sequence TTGAAAAAATTAGTTTTTGTATTATGTTCTGTAGTCTGTACAGCACAGACTAATCAATATATGAAAGTCATCCTGTCGAAAAAAACAGGAAAAGAGGTAAGTTCTTATTCTGAAGGATACGGAACAGCCTACGATCCCAGATCTAAAAAACAGAGCATTATTGATTCTTTGGGCAATATTACATTTGAATCTCCTTTCAGGGGAAATGTTTTTCACATTTTCAAAAACCGTTTTATCCTGAATTCTGAAGAAGGAAACAGCCGAAAATCAGCAGTTATTGATGAAAAAGGAAATGAGATTATTCCATTAGACAATCAGGAATTTAATACGCCGTGGTGGAGCAGGGAGCGGATTATTTCATCAAAACAGAATGCAGAAGCTGTTTTTGATTTTAACGGAAAACAAATTATTCCTTATTCGGAAAAGATCCGTTTTTCAGGCAAGAACAGGTTTTTTGTTTTAAAAGATAATAAGTGGTTCCTGTATGATCTCAACGGAAAGCAGCTAAGTACCAGGGAATTTAAAGAAGATTACAATTTTGAAGAGGATAAAGCACTCATCATTAATGAAGATGGTGAAAGCGAAATCATTGGAAGCAATGGGCAGACCTTACATATATTTTCTCAACAGGTGATCAGCATCAGCGCTTATCCCTATCTGATTACAAAGAATAAAAACACAGGTAAATATGGTTTGATTGATACAGACGGAAATACCATTGCTGAAGAAATTTTTAATGATATCACTCCTGAATATTTCGGACGAAGGGAATATATATACTTCAGTAAAAATGGTAAAACAACTGTTTTCAGTAAGAAAGACAGGAAGCTGTATCCTCTGCCTTATCAATATCTGAATCCTTTACCGGATCATTATTTCAGTGCTTACAATGAAAAGACAAAGAAATATGGTGTTATAGACCTCGGGGGAAGGGTTATTTTCCCTCAGGAATATGATTTCATCAGAAGTTTTACCATTTCCGGGAAAGACTTTATTTACCTTAAAAAAGGAAGTGAAGAGAAATTTCTTGATAAAGATCTTAAGAATATTGTGGGAGATGAAGTTCATATTTTTGGTTTCTATCCTGATAACCTTATTATTGGAAAAGAAGGGAAGTATTACAGATTTTCAGTGACGGATCAGTCATTGATCGCACTAAAAAATGTAACTGAAATAAAGAATGAGGATGTTGAATATTTTAATCCTCTTAACCAGTATTCCAAACCTTTGGTTTGCAGGAATAATGATAATCTTTATGGTATTCTGGATGGGAAAGGAACAGAAATTGTACCCTTTGTTTACGAAGATATTATAACGTTCGGGAATGCTGAAAATGAGATTGTAGTGAAAAAAGAAGGAAAATTCGGAGTTTCCAATTTCCAGAATGAGCCTCTGAAAGAAATTGTGTATGATAAATATTTCTGGCAGAAAGAGGTGTTGAAGCTGGACCAAAACAAAAAAACTGATTTTATCTATTTCACCAGGTTTAAAAACAATTCCACTCAACTTTAG
- the surE gene encoding 5'/3'-nucleotidase SurE: MERPLILVTNDDGITAPGIRNLVSFMNEIGEVVVVAPNSPQSGKGHAITINSTLSYEEVNLEGPQTDFSCSGTPVDCVKMALDKILKRRPDIVVSGINHGANSSINVIYSGTMSAAVEAGVEGIPAIGFSLLDFSWEADFTQAKEFIQNIVRRTLENPMPKGIVLNVNIPKLPAEEIKGVKVCKQAHAKWEESFDERINPHGKKYYWLTGYFNNMDDSEDADETALANGYISIVPVKFDLTAYEYMKTLEEVMTFENVKEVK, translated from the coding sequence ATGGAAAGACCACTTATCCTGGTGACTAATGATGATGGAATTACAGCTCCCGGTATCAGAAATCTAGTAAGTTTTATGAACGAAATCGGAGAAGTAGTTGTTGTAGCACCCAACTCTCCTCAAAGTGGAAAAGGCCACGCTATTACCATTAATTCTACCCTAAGCTACGAGGAAGTTAATCTGGAAGGTCCTCAAACTGATTTTTCATGCAGCGGAACTCCTGTAGACTGTGTAAAAATGGCTCTTGATAAAATTCTGAAAAGAAGACCTGATATTGTTGTTTCAGGAATCAATCATGGTGCAAACTCTTCTATTAATGTAATCTATTCAGGAACCATGTCTGCTGCAGTAGAAGCTGGTGTGGAAGGGATTCCTGCGATCGGATTTTCATTACTTGATTTCAGCTGGGAAGCAGATTTTACCCAGGCTAAAGAATTTATTCAGAATATCGTAAGAAGAACTCTGGAAAACCCAATGCCAAAAGGAATTGTACTGAATGTCAATATTCCAAAACTCCCGGCGGAAGAAATAAAAGGCGTAAAAGTCTGTAAACAGGCGCATGCAAAATGGGAAGAAAGCTTCGATGAGAGAATTAATCCTCATGGTAAAAAATATTACTGGCTAACCGGATATTTCAACAATATGGATGATTCTGAGGATGCTGACGAAACGGCATTGGCTAACGGATATATTTCGATTGTTCCGGTAAAGTTTGACCTTACAGCATATGAATACATGAAAACGCTGGAAGAGGTGATGACTTTTGAAAATGTAAAAGAGGTAAAATAA
- a CDS encoding radical SAM protein — MPVRNYTYYDYTISLCPECLKRVGAKIIIEDETVFMTKRCPDHGFFKTKIASDVHYYKNIRNYNKASEMPLHFGTDVEYGCPYDCGLCVDHEQHSCLSIVEVTDRCNLTCPTCYAMSSPHYGSHRSLEEIEAMFDVIVKNEGEPDVVQISGGEPTIHPEFFKIMDIAKSKPIKHLMLNTNGIRIANDPGFAEQLATYAPEFEIYLQFDSFKPEVLEDFRGKDLTAVRMKALEKLNELNLSTTLVIVLQKGKNIDEIGKIIEFALKQKCVRGITFQPVEIAGRNREDSAHEKITLTEVRQEIINQFPLLNPDDIIPVPCNPDALAMGYILKLQGETIPLTRYINPADLLNNESRNTIVYEQDKGLHMQLLDIFSTGISVDKVQPKVNQLLCCLPEVCAPDLDYDNLFRIIIMNFMDAHDFDVRAVKKSCVHIVNKDLKLIPFETMNLFYRDEKKAYLEELRKEDKVLF; from the coding sequence ATGCCAGTAAGAAATTATACCTATTACGATTATACCATCAGTCTTTGCCCGGAATGTCTTAAAAGGGTAGGAGCCAAAATCATTATTGAGGATGAAACTGTTTTTATGACCAAAAGATGTCCGGATCATGGATTTTTCAAAACAAAAATAGCTTCTGATGTACATTATTATAAAAATATAAGAAACTATAATAAAGCCTCGGAAATGCCTCTTCATTTCGGAACCGATGTGGAATATGGCTGTCCTTATGATTGTGGATTATGTGTTGACCATGAACAGCACAGCTGTCTTTCTATTGTAGAAGTTACAGACCGTTGTAATCTGACTTGTCCTACATGCTATGCGATGTCTTCACCACATTATGGAAGTCACAGAAGCCTGGAAGAAATTGAGGCCATGTTTGATGTTATTGTAAAAAATGAAGGGGAACCGGACGTCGTGCAGATCAGTGGAGGGGAACCTACCATTCATCCGGAATTTTTCAAAATTATGGATATTGCCAAGTCAAAACCGATCAAACATCTCATGCTGAATACCAACGGAATCAGAATAGCCAATGATCCGGGATTTGCTGAACAATTGGCAACGTATGCTCCTGAGTTTGAAATATACCTTCAGTTTGATTCATTTAAACCTGAAGTTCTGGAAGATTTCAGAGGGAAGGATCTTACTGCAGTCAGAATGAAGGCACTGGAAAAACTCAATGAACTTAATCTTTCTACCACACTGGTGATTGTCCTTCAAAAAGGTAAAAATATTGATGAAATAGGAAAAATTATAGAATTTGCCCTGAAACAGAAATGTGTAAGAGGAATTACCTTCCAGCCTGTTGAAATTGCCGGAAGAAACCGGGAAGATTCTGCCCATGAAAAAATTACCTTAACGGAGGTAAGACAGGAAATTATCAATCAGTTTCCGTTATTAAATCCTGATGATATTATTCCTGTTCCTTGTAACCCGGATGCTCTTGCTATGGGATATATCTTAAAACTTCAGGGCGAAACAATTCCTTTAACCCGATACATCAATCCTGCCGATCTTCTGAATAATGAATCAAGGAATACCATTGTTTACGAACAGGATAAGGGATTGCATATGCAGCTGCTGGATATATTCAGTACCGGAATTTCCGTAGATAAAGTTCAGCCTAAAGTCAATCAGTTACTGTGCTGTCTGCCTGAAGTCTGTGCTCCGGATCTTGACTATGATAACCTATTCAGAATAATTATCATGAACTTTATGGATGCTCATGATTTTGATGTAAGAGCTGTGAAGAAGTCATGTGTACATATTGTCAATAAAGATCTGAAGTTAATCCCTTTTGAAACGATGAACCTTTTTTACAGGGATGAGAAAAAGGCTTATCTGGAAGAGCTCAGAAAAGAAGATAAAGTATTATTTTAA
- the fabG gene encoding 3-oxoacyl-[acyl-carrier-protein] reductase has protein sequence MKILEGKVALITGATRGIGKGIAEMFAQQGAKVAFTYAGSVDKAKELEAALSSVTQIKGYQSDASDYDAAQKLVEEVMAEFGQIDILVNNAGITKDNLLLRMSKEDWDKVIKVNLDSVFNLTKAVIKPMMKARSGSIINMTSVVGVKGNAGQANYAASKAGVIGFTKSVALELGSRNIRCNAIAPGFIETEMTAVLDEKTVQGWREEIPMKRGGQPADIANACVFLGSEMSAYITGQTLNVDGGMLT, from the coding sequence ATGAAAATATTAGAAGGAAAAGTAGCACTAATTACCGGAGCTACAAGAGGAATCGGTAAAGGGATTGCTGAAATGTTTGCTCAGCAGGGAGCAAAAGTAGCATTTACCTACGCCGGCTCTGTAGACAAAGCAAAAGAATTAGAAGCAGCTTTAAGTTCTGTAACCCAAATTAAAGGATATCAGTCTGACGCATCAGATTATGATGCAGCTCAGAAATTGGTGGAGGAAGTAATGGCAGAGTTCGGGCAGATTGATATTTTGGTAAACAATGCAGGGATTACAAAAGATAACCTGTTATTGAGAATGTCCAAAGAAGATTGGGATAAAGTTATCAAAGTAAATTTAGATTCAGTTTTCAACCTTACAAAAGCGGTTATCAAGCCGATGATGAAAGCAAGATCAGGATCTATCATCAATATGACTTCTGTAGTAGGAGTGAAAGGGAATGCCGGACAAGCCAATTATGCAGCTTCTAAAGCAGGGGTTATCGGGTTTACAAAATCTGTGGCGCTGGAATTAGGATCAAGAAATATCAGATGTAATGCTATTGCTCCTGGATTTATTGAAACGGAAATGACGGCTGTTCTGGATGAAAAAACAGTTCAGGGGTGGAGAGAAGAAATTCCGATGAAGAGAGGAGGACAGCCTGCAGATATCGCCAATGCATGTGTATTCTTAGGCAGCGAAATGTCAGCATACATTACCGGACAGACCTTAAACGTTGACGGTGGAATGTTAACTTAG
- a CDS encoding superoxide dismutase family protein yields the protein MKVQTLALLAGCAFLAASCGTTKTYSINAKSGTQTGGTAKFTQNGNEVTMKLDVTNLTPGIHAVHIHEKGDCSAADGTSAGGHWNPSKNDHGKWGAEHFHMGDIGNLVADQNGTATLTFKTDKWCLGCTDESKNIIGKGLIVHAAADDFHTQPTGNAGGRVGCVEIK from the coding sequence ATGAAAGTACAAACATTAGCATTACTGGCAGGGTGTGCATTTTTAGCTGCATCATGCGGAACTACAAAAACGTACTCTATAAATGCCAAAAGCGGAACACAGACAGGAGGAACAGCAAAGTTTACCCAAAACGGAAATGAGGTAACGATGAAGCTGGATGTTACCAACCTTACTCCCGGAATTCATGCCGTACACATTCACGAAAAAGGAGACTGCTCTGCAGCAGACGGAACCTCTGCGGGCGGACACTGGAATCCTTCCAAGAATGATCATGGTAAATGGGGAGCTGAACATTTCCATATGGGAGATATAGGAAACCTGGTTGCTGATCAGAACGGGACTGCAACATTGACTTTCAAAACAGATAAATGGTGCTTAGGCTGTACAGATGAGTCTAAAAACATTATCGGTAAAGGCCTTATTGTACACGCAGCAGCAGATGACTTCCATACTCAGCCTACAGGAAATGCAGGAGGAAGAGTGGGATGTGTAGAAATTAAATAA
- a CDS encoding prolipoprotein diacylglyceryl transferase, whose translation MDFPVTFHIFGKTILAHPLFEAAGMFLGMRYYFYLKRKSKEKLSFNTSAAVLIGATAGALIGSKLIGNLENPYTLFENFSIRKFWSNNTIVGGLAFGLLGVELAKKIVHHKESTGDLIVFPLMLAMIIGRIGCFLTGIGEETYGIPTDSVFGMHLGDQYLRHPVALYEIAFLIFLWIGLKYIQNRKKYPSGFIFQLFMISYFTFRFFLDFIKPKVEILGNMGTIQWVCICVIIYYIYKIKNTGSLYLKYSR comes from the coding sequence ATGGATTTTCCTGTAACCTTTCATATTTTCGGCAAAACAATCCTTGCGCATCCGCTTTTTGAGGCTGCCGGGATGTTTTTGGGCATGAGATATTATTTTTATCTGAAACGTAAGTCCAAGGAAAAACTTTCTTTCAATACTTCTGCTGCGGTTTTAATAGGTGCTACTGCCGGAGCTTTGATAGGTTCCAAGCTGATCGGTAATCTTGAAAATCCTTATACATTATTTGAAAATTTTTCTATCAGAAAGTTCTGGTCAAATAATACCATCGTCGGAGGGCTGGCTTTTGGCTTATTGGGTGTAGAGCTGGCAAAAAAGATAGTACATCATAAAGAAAGTACGGGAGATCTTATTGTTTTTCCCCTGATGCTGGCCATGATTATAGGCAGAATAGGGTGCTTTCTTACCGGTATTGGTGAAGAAACATATGGTATTCCTACTGATTCTGTTTTTGGTATGCATTTGGGGGACCAATATCTCAGGCATCCTGTTGCTTTGTATGAAATAGCCTTTTTAATCTTTCTTTGGATAGGATTGAAGTATATTCAGAATCGTAAGAAATACCCTTCTGGTTTTATTTTTCAGCTGTTTATGATTAGTTATTTTACATTCAGATTCTTTTTGGATTTTATAAAACCAAAGGTAGAAATCCTGGGAAATATGGGGACTATTCAATGGGTCTGTATCTGTGTAATTATTTACTACATTTATAAAATTAAAAATACCGGATCTTTATATTTAAAATATTCAAGATGA
- a CDS encoding GMP reductase, which translates to MRIEYDIKLGFKDVMFRPKRSTLKSRSEVDLQREFTFKHTKKKWTGVPVIAANMDTVGTFEMAVELAKEKIITAVHKHYTPDEWSRFLNSQPESIHQYIALSTGTGKADEEKIRQILEKHPKIEFLCIDVANGYSEHFVEFVKKARANFPDKIIIAGNVVTGEMVEELLLVGADIIKVGIGPGSVCTTRVKTGVGYPQLSAIIECADAAHGLGGHIIADGGCKVPGDVAKAFGGGADFVMLGGMFAGHDESGGEMIEENGKKYRLFYGMSSKTAMDKHSGGVAEYRASEGKTVKVAYKGPVSETVKDILGGVRSTCTYVGASKLKELSKRTTFIRVQEQENQVFKD; encoded by the coding sequence ATGCGTATAGAATATGACATAAAACTGGGGTTCAAGGATGTAATGTTCCGCCCTAAGCGTTCTACTTTAAAATCCCGTTCGGAAGTTGATCTCCAAAGAGAATTTACCTTTAAGCATACAAAGAAAAAGTGGACGGGAGTTCCGGTAATTGCCGCTAACATGGATACGGTAGGGACTTTTGAAATGGCAGTAGAACTGGCCAAAGAAAAAATTATTACTGCTGTTCACAAACATTATACTCCTGATGAATGGAGCCGGTTTCTCAATAGCCAGCCTGAAAGTATCCACCAGTATATTGCCTTAAGTACAGGAACAGGAAAGGCTGATGAAGAAAAAATAAGACAGATCCTCGAAAAGCATCCAAAAATTGAGTTTCTCTGTATAGATGTAGCCAATGGGTATTCTGAGCATTTCGTTGAATTTGTGAAGAAAGCAAGGGCAAATTTTCCGGATAAAATTATTATCGCAGGAAATGTGGTTACCGGAGAAATGGTGGAAGAGCTTCTTCTGGTAGGAGCAGATATCATAAAAGTAGGTATTGGCCCGGGATCCGTATGTACTACCAGAGTAAAAACCGGAGTGGGATATCCTCAGCTTTCTGCAATTATTGAATGTGCTGATGCCGCACACGGCCTAGGAGGACATATCATTGCCGACGGAGGCTGCAAAGTTCCCGGTGATGTTGCAAAAGCATTCGGTGGCGGTGCAGATTTCGTAATGCTGGGAGGAATGTTTGCCGGACATGATGAAAGCGGTGGAGAAATGATTGAAGAAAACGGTAAAAAATACCGCCTTTTCTATGGAATGAGCTCTAAAACAGCAATGGATAAGCATTCCGGAGGTGTTGCAGAATACCGTGCTTCTGAAGGAAAAACAGTGAAAGTAGCTTATAAAGGTCCGGTTTCTGAAACAGTAAAGGATATTTTAGGAGGTGTCCGGTCTACATGTACTTACGTAGGGGCTTCGAAACTGAAAGAGCTTTCCAAGAGAACTACTTTTATAAGGGTTCAGGAACAGGAAAATCAGGTTTTCAAAGATTAA
- a CDS encoding DUF6056 family protein encodes MKKVQNIIVFLSVLLFIGLTYISFFNVYQTDDYFWSYTTRKFGLLQSFTDTYTQWGGRYFGYSINMFNPVFYDSNNIVPKIYPVLLILSFIGVSALNFKEYFNYSLKESVKKGFLLFFFYTVLLVSLPEHYFWITGSNVYFVPVILSGILLYFFKKYEDTDRKIWLYLSALLIIILMGSNEILGLILEGLLLVACYQKRNKESLILALLGTVFLLVCFLAPGNFNRMGEVESGIVKWLKRAALFGADTVYVVFKVILILPLFIKVFEEELKKIADKVTYRQAVLFWSVSLIPLLFTSYILTSVARQFESILFYFLLSFSLLLYFKWEKVKKLWWLSLLIVFLPELKIFPEKYSYFNIDFNNENIIMEVLNTDLKEYEREMNQRTDTISSSPKDSVVVDKIKEVPRILYMDEMASVKEQETYVNDQLQKYFNKKYIRTKE; translated from the coding sequence ATGAAAAAAGTACAGAATATAATAGTATTCTTGTCAGTTTTACTATTCATCGGTCTGACGTACATTAGTTTTTTTAATGTATATCAGACCGATGATTATTTCTGGTCCTATACTACCAGAAAGTTTGGATTGCTGCAAAGCTTTACAGATACCTATACACAATGGGGCGGAAGGTATTTCGGATATTCCATCAATATGTTTAACCCTGTCTTTTACGACAGCAATAATATTGTCCCGAAAATATATCCTGTCTTGTTAATCCTTTCCTTTATTGGAGTTTCAGCATTAAACTTTAAAGAGTATTTCAACTATTCTCTGAAGGAATCCGTTAAAAAAGGATTTCTTTTGTTTTTCTTTTATACAGTCCTTCTGGTAAGCTTACCGGAGCATTACTTCTGGATTACGGGGTCCAATGTTTATTTTGTTCCTGTTATTCTATCCGGGATTTTACTTTATTTTTTCAAAAAATATGAAGATACAGACAGGAAGATATGGTTGTATCTTTCAGCCTTGCTGATCATTATTCTGATGGGATCTAATGAGATTCTGGGATTAATTCTTGAAGGTCTTTTATTAGTAGCCTGTTATCAGAAACGCAATAAAGAAAGCCTGATTCTGGCATTGCTGGGAACCGTATTTCTGCTTGTTTGTTTTCTTGCACCCGGAAATTTCAACAGAATGGGCGAAGTGGAAAGCGGAATTGTTAAATGGTTGAAAAGAGCTGCTCTTTTTGGGGCAGATACTGTATATGTAGTATTTAAGGTTATTCTTATACTGCCATTATTTATAAAGGTTTTTGAAGAAGAACTTAAAAAGATTGCTGATAAGGTTACATATAGGCAAGCTGTTTTATTCTGGTCAGTTTCATTGATTCCTTTGTTATTTACAAGCTATATTCTCACCTCGGTTGCAAGACAGTTTGAAAGTATCCTTTTTTATTTTCTGCTTAGTTTTTCCCTGTTATTATATTTCAAATGGGAAAAGGTCAAAAAGCTCTGGTGGCTTTCCCTACTCATTGTATTCCTTCCGGAGCTCAAAATTTTCCCCGAAAAATATTCTTACTTTAATATTGATTTTAATAATGAAAATATAATAATGGAAGTTCTGAATACAGATCTGAAAGAATATGAAAGAGAAATGAACCAAAGAACAGATACCATCAGTAGCTCTCCTAAAGACTCAGTTGTGGTGGATAAGATAAAGGAGGTTCCGAGGATTTTATATATGGATGAAATGGCTTCTGTAAAAGAACAGGAGACTTACGTAAATGATCAGCTTCAGAAATATTTCAATAAAAAATACATCAGAACGAAAGAATAA
- a CDS encoding lmo0937 family membrane protein, with amino-acid sequence MKSLLWLVAVICIVVWLLGMLGIVPGMSTGYLIHVLLVIAIVVILYNIISGRKPLD; translated from the coding sequence ATGAAAAGTTTACTATGGTTAGTCGCAGTTATCTGCATCGTCGTTTGGCTTTTAGGAATGTTAGGAATAGTTCCGGGTATGAGTACCGGCTATTTAATTCATGTCTTACTGGTTATTGCCATTGTTGTTATTCTTTATAACATTATTTCCGGCAGAAAACCACTTGATTAA
- a CDS encoding carboxy terminal-processing peptidase: MWKNFKLNKFLLLIPLTSLMFCFNSPKNDDEKMQTIMVSVKNTLSYLHYSPKTINDAYSKDVYKHYFELVDPAKRYFLQSDMDEFSKHETKLDDYIGQGDLTFYKLTIDRLYQRVDEIDKITQDIFSKPINLQEDETLTLEPKLKKVPANKQEQYNEWKKFIKYNILQEVESMNSKEEAQKEKKDSVQKFKLKDTIKLKVLTQDEKIKKATDEVKDLVKDTFTRFKKRKKMDWFTVYMNAYTEVFDPHTNYYSPKDKEDFDTQFTGKVIGIGALIQEKKGNLYLGALTIGAPAWKSKQLSEGDKILKVRSKPKEDAVNVVGMLSDEAVRLIRGEKGTPVTLTVQKKDGTIKDVTMIREEVAIEDTFARSIVVNAPNGKKYGFINLPSFNADFENAKGRNASDDIKNEIVKLKAQNIEGIILDLRNNGGGSLTEVGDIMGLFMEAGPYVQVKDGNGKIQTLKNKNETPIWTGPLVIMQNELSASASEILAGVMQDYGRAMIIGSPQSFGKGTVQTFVDLNRFLNTEDDFGSLKLTIQKFYRITGESTQRKGIVSDIQMKDFFTYAEVGERYDDYALAWDKISPTKFQKLNYFNIQALEKASADRMAKNSNYQLLLESAQWREKLDKEENITLNITKFNELMKNRKSQIEKFKALTKFENGLQFIMYPSEIEREKKDEAFKKKSEMWIKNLKKDLYLQEAMNIVSDMGAKS; encoded by the coding sequence ATGTGGAAAAATTTCAAACTGAATAAATTTTTACTCCTGATTCCATTAACCAGTCTAATGTTTTGTTTCAACTCGCCAAAGAATGACGATGAAAAGATGCAGACAATAATGGTGAGCGTAAAAAACACACTTTCTTATCTGCATTACAGCCCGAAAACGATCAATGATGCCTATTCGAAGGACGTTTATAAGCATTATTTCGAATTGGTAGACCCGGCCAAAAGATATTTCCTGCAATCTGATATGGACGAATTCAGCAAGCATGAAACAAAGCTTGATGATTATATAGGACAAGGTGATCTGACATTTTACAAACTTACTATCGACAGATTATACCAGAGAGTGGATGAAATCGATAAAATCACACAGGATATCTTCAGTAAACCGATCAATCTTCAGGAAGATGAAACCCTTACCCTTGAGCCAAAACTGAAAAAAGTACCTGCCAACAAACAGGAACAGTATAACGAGTGGAAAAAATTCATCAAATACAATATCCTTCAGGAAGTTGAATCGATGAACAGTAAGGAAGAAGCGCAGAAAGAAAAGAAAGATTCTGTTCAGAAATTCAAACTGAAAGATACCATCAAACTGAAGGTGCTTACTCAGGACGAAAAGATCAAAAAAGCTACAGATGAAGTAAAAGATCTTGTAAAAGATACCTTTACCAGATTCAAAAAGAGAAAGAAAATGGATTGGTTTACGGTGTATATGAATGCATATACAGAAGTATTTGATCCACATACCAATTACTATTCTCCAAAAGATAAAGAAGACTTTGATACCCAGTTTACCGGAAAAGTAATCGGTATCGGGGCATTGATTCAGGAGAAAAAAGGAAACCTTTACCTGGGAGCTCTTACTATTGGTGCACCGGCATGGAAGTCTAAACAGCTTTCAGAAGGTGATAAAATCCTGAAAGTAAGATCCAAACCGAAGGAAGATGCAGTAAATGTTGTAGGAATGCTTTCTGATGAGGCAGTAAGGCTGATCAGAGGAGAAAAAGGAACTCCGGTAACCTTAACGGTTCAGAAAAAAGATGGTACCATTAAAGATGTAACCATGATCCGTGAGGAGGTTGCTATTGAGGATACTTTTGCAAGAAGTATTGTTGTTAATGCTCCGAACGGTAAAAAATATGGTTTCATCAACCTTCCAAGCTTTAATGCAGATTTTGAAAATGCAAAAGGAAGAAATGCTTCTGATGACATTAAGAATGAGATTGTTAAGCTTAAGGCGCAGAATATTGAAGGAATCATTCTTGACCTTAGAAATAATGGTGGAGGATCTTTAACTGAAGTAGGAGATATTATGGGCCTTTTCATGGAAGCTGGTCCTTATGTTCAGGTAAAAGATGGAAACGGAAAAATACAGACGCTTAAAAATAAAAATGAAACGCCTATCTGGACTGGTCCGCTGGTAATCATGCAAAACGAACTTTCCGCATCCGCTTCAGAAATCCTTGCTGGAGTAATGCAGGATTACGGAAGAGCAATGATCATCGGGTCTCCTCAGTCTTTCGGAAAAGGAACCGTTCAGACTTTTGTTGATCTGAACAGATTCCTGAATACAGAGGATGATTTCGGGTCCTTAAAACTGACCATCCAGAAATTCTACAGAATTACAGGAGAATCTACCCAGAGAAAAGGAATTGTATCTGACATTCAGATGAAAGATTTCTTTACTTACGCTGAGGTAGGAGAGCGATATGATGATTATGCATTGGCATGGGATAAAATTTCCCCTACAAAATTCCAGAAACTGAACTATTTCAATATTCAGGCCCTGGAAAAAGCAAGTGCTGACAGAATGGCTAAAAACAGCAATTATCAGTTGTTATTAGAATCTGCTCAATGGAGAGAAAAACTGGATAAAGAAGAGAACATTACGCTGAATATAACGAAGTTCAACGAACTGATGAAAAACAGAAAATCTCAGATCGAAAAGTTCAAGGCTTTGACAAAATTTGAGAACGGACTCCAGTTTATCATGTATCCAAGTGAGATTGAAAGAGAGAAAAAAGATGAAGCATTCAAGAAAAAATCTGAAATGTGGATCAAGAATCTGAAAAAAGATCTTTACCTGCAGGAAGCAATGAATATTGTATCAGATATGGGAGCTAAATCCTAA